Proteins from a single region of Aerococcus viridans:
- the cdaA gene encoding diadenylate cyclase CdaA, protein MQIDWSGIISWTNVFNLIDILIVWLFIYQLLKILKNTKAFNILNGVFIFLLIKIISTLFQLKTVDWIMNNIIQWSVVGAIVIFQPEIRRGLDHLGQQFFAGKREAGARNPNEKMVRDLVEACEYMGKRRIGALISLQRSHPLNEYAATGIRLDSAISSQLLINIFIPNTPLHDGAVIIQDLEIASAASYLPLSENSEIPKELGTRHRAAVGLSEVTDAITIVVSEETGGVSITERGEITRDLSQDELYTILADNFINTTDEEANDNFLTNWFNQLTGGGKSDDQ, encoded by the coding sequence ATGCAAATAGATTGGTCTGGTATTATTTCCTGGACGAATGTTTTCAATCTAATTGATATTTTGATTGTTTGGTTGTTTATCTACCAGCTCTTGAAGATCCTAAAGAATACGAAAGCCTTCAATATTTTGAACGGGGTTTTCATCTTCTTGCTGATTAAAATTATTTCCACCCTCTTCCAGTTGAAGACGGTAGATTGGATCATGAACAATATTATCCAATGGTCTGTCGTTGGTGCGATTGTCATTTTCCAACCTGAAATCAGACGAGGATTAGATCATTTGGGACAACAATTCTTTGCTGGTAAACGTGAGGCTGGGGCCCGCAATCCAAACGAAAAAATGGTGCGCGATTTAGTTGAAGCTTGCGAATACATGGGTAAACGACGGATTGGTGCTTTAATTTCCCTACAACGTTCACACCCCTTAAATGAATATGCAGCTACTGGGATTCGATTAGATTCAGCCATATCATCTCAATTATTGATTAACATTTTCATCCCAAATACGCCCCTACATGATGGTGCCGTGATTATTCAAGATTTAGAAATTGCTTCTGCCGCTTCTTACCTGCCGCTTTCAGAAAACTCAGAGATTCCTAAAGAATTAGGGACTAGACACCGGGCTGCTGTCGGCTTAAGTGAAGTTACAGATGCCATCACAATCGTCGTCTCAGAAGAAACAGGTGGTGTTTCAATTACTGAACGTGGCGAGATTACCCGCGACCTTAGTCAAGATGAGTTGTACACCATTCTAGCGGACAATTTCATCAACACTACTGATGAGGAAGCGAATGATAACTTCTTAACTAACTGGTTTAACCAATTAACAGGAGGTGGCAAGTCAGATGATCAATAA